In Ptychodera flava strain L36383 chromosome 21, AS_Pfla_20210202, whole genome shotgun sequence, a genomic segment contains:
- the LOC139122176 gene encoding uncharacterized protein yields the protein MTTNMDHFRGVPSSNSERDRGLYDENLSNIKLGSDTYGKNIFEKNMPPAHQSLYGDHSDINSTPSQQVPTNSPLLPRFLQQSSLAYSDSSAASSSVPTFYDQASLWMKTEDRVSMVESRHRGPLMDYTTNKTQDSCCHVISFIHRKSFINKLWTFLQ from the exons ATGACGACTAACATGGATCACTTCAGAGGAGTACCATCCAGTAATAGTGAAAGGGATAGAGGCTTGTATGATGAGAACCTGTCAAACATTAAACTTGGAAGTGATACTTAtggcaaaaatatttttgagaagAATATGCCACCTGCTCATCAAAGTTTGTATGGAGATCATTCAGACATCAATAGTACTCCTTCTCAGCAG GTCCCTACAAATTCACCATTGTTGCCAAGGTTCTTACAGCAAAGCTCTCTGGCTTATTCAGACTCTTCAGCAGCTTCTTCCAGTGTTCCAACTTTCTACGATCAA GCATCACTGTGGATGAAAACAGAAGACAGAGTCTCAATGGTTGAGAGTCGGCACAGAGGTCCATTGATGGATTATACCACAAATAAAACACAGGATTCATGTTGTCATGTTATATCCTTTATACATAGAAAGTCTTTTATTAATAAATTGTGGACATTTTTACAATGA